In Chloroflexota bacterium, one genomic interval encodes:
- a CDS encoding tetratricopeptide repeat protein codes for MIDTLSVYIPMDRRQALAKGVALPDRAYGAALFADVSGFTALTEALANELGPQRGAEELSRHLNLVYDALIAELHRYGGSAISFTGDAITCWFDGAETTTQLATQRAVACGLAMQKAMGAFVEVTIPSGRTVSLAVKVAVATGPARRFVVGDPVIQVMDVLAGTTLDNLSATEKQAGKGEVVLHSSAAEALGNLVRIASRSYDESPGQRPAVVSGLTNDVAASPWPALSTDALNESQIRPWLLPPVYTRLMGGQGEFLAELRPAVALFLRFSGIDYDADDEAGDKLNAYIRQVQSVFARYEGALMNVNIGDKGSALYAAFGAPLAHEDDAARAASAALELRLPSLNYIRAVQIGISQGRMRTGAYGSGECRTYGVLGDDVNLAARLMQAAAPGQILASRGAQQSASHDFNWEGLAAIKVKGKTEPVDVYNLRGQRARQAVRLQEINYTIPMVGRAEELAAIEQKMAQVMRGHGQIAGITAEAGMGKSRLMAEVIRLANEYQLTGYGGECLSYGTNTSYLVWHSIWRSFFGVDPEWDLAQQVKALRRQLQMIDPALTPRLPLLDAALNLPIPDDDFTRDFDAKLRKTSREALLADCLRGRARFGPLFLVLEDCHWIDPLSNDLLEVIGRAIADLPILLVMSYRPMDSQSGQTLRVSQLPHFSETKLNDFTPQEAERLISLKLEQFFGAQTAIPQDFIGKITDKAQGNPFYIEELLNYLQDRKIDPRNSQALEQLDFPANLHSLILSRMDQLTEDQKSTIKVASIIGRQFKAAMLWGAYSQLVGDEPQVRANLEALGRLDLTPLDTPDPELEYLFKHIITHEVAYESLPYALRATLHDQIAQYIERTFSKVLEQWVAPLAFHYGRSENTAKKREYWLKAVEAAQANYDNKWAIDYYQQVLPLLTAEEQVPVMLKLGGVLELVGRWAETGDSYLKALALTEQLGDRRAQAQCQTVIGEFTRKRSQYTEASDWLAKAQAIFEDLGDRAGVAQVLHYAGSLAAQQGNYNLAQARYEASLVLRQELDDKTRIGGLLSNLGIIARLGGNYEQARAYHEEGLAIRREVGDRSAIAHSLNNLANVALDQGNYAEARARHEEAATLRRQIGDRWAEANSLNNLGNVARAQGDYAAARSMYQESLTINNQLGDRWATAYLLEDMGGLASLEGQPERAFRLVGAAAGLREAIGSPLSPAEKNKLEALLANARQALDETAWNSLIDKGRALTLPEAVQYALQN; via the coding sequence ATGATTGACACGTTGAGCGTCTATATTCCGATGGACCGACGGCAAGCCTTAGCCAAAGGCGTTGCCCTGCCTGATCGCGCGTATGGCGCCGCCCTCTTCGCCGATGTCTCCGGTTTCACCGCCCTGACCGAAGCCTTGGCCAACGAGCTTGGCCCGCAACGCGGGGCTGAGGAGTTGAGCCGCCACCTCAATCTGGTGTACGACGCCCTGATCGCCGAACTGCATCGCTACGGTGGAAGCGCCATCAGCTTCACCGGCGACGCCATCACCTGCTGGTTCGATGGCGCTGAAACGACGACTCAATTGGCGACCCAGCGAGCCGTAGCCTGCGGGCTGGCCATGCAGAAAGCCATGGGCGCGTTCGTCGAAGTGACGATCCCGTCCGGGCGAACAGTGTCGCTGGCGGTGAAGGTGGCCGTGGCCACCGGCCCGGCCCGGCGCTTTGTCGTGGGCGACCCCGTTATCCAGGTGATGGACGTGCTGGCCGGGACGACGCTCGACAACCTGTCTGCCACCGAGAAGCAGGCCGGGAAGGGTGAAGTGGTGCTTCACTCTTCCGCCGCCGAGGCGTTGGGAAACCTGGTTCGCATTGCCTCCCGGAGCTATGACGAGTCGCCGGGCCAGCGCCCGGCAGTCGTGTCCGGCCTCACCAACGACGTGGCGGCTTCCCCGTGGCCGGCGCTTTCCACCGACGCCCTCAATGAATCTCAGATCCGCCCGTGGCTGTTGCCTCCCGTCTACACCCGCTTGATGGGCGGGCAAGGCGAGTTCCTGGCCGAACTGCGCCCGGCGGTGGCCCTTTTTTTGCGTTTTAGCGGCATTGATTACGATGCCGACGACGAAGCCGGAGACAAGCTCAATGCTTACATCCGGCAAGTGCAGAGCGTCTTTGCCCGCTACGAGGGCGCGCTGATGAATGTGAACATCGGCGACAAAGGCAGTGCGCTCTACGCCGCATTTGGCGCGCCGCTGGCCCACGAGGATGACGCCGCCCGCGCGGCTTCGGCGGCGCTGGAACTGCGACTCCCGTCATTGAATTACATTCGCGCGGTGCAAATTGGAATCAGCCAGGGCCGAATGCGTACCGGCGCTTATGGCAGTGGCGAATGCCGCACTTACGGTGTGCTGGGCGATGACGTGAACCTGGCCGCCCGATTAATGCAGGCGGCGGCGCCGGGGCAAATTCTGGCCAGCCGGGGGGCGCAACAAAGCGCGAGCCATGATTTCAACTGGGAGGGTCTGGCGGCCATCAAAGTCAAGGGCAAGACCGAGCCGGTGGACGTTTACAATTTGCGCGGCCAGAGGGCGCGCCAGGCCGTCCGGCTTCAGGAAATCAACTACACCATTCCTATGGTGGGCCGCGCCGAAGAACTGGCCGCCATCGAGCAGAAGATGGCGCAGGTCATGCGTGGGCACGGTCAGATTGCCGGCATCACCGCTGAGGCCGGCATGGGCAAGTCGCGGCTGATGGCTGAGGTTATTCGCCTGGCCAATGAATATCAGCTTACCGGCTACGGCGGCGAATGTCTGTCGTATGGAACCAACACCAGTTACCTGGTCTGGCACTCGATCTGGCGAAGCTTCTTTGGCGTTGACCCGGAGTGGGACCTGGCGCAACAAGTGAAAGCCTTGAGGCGGCAGTTGCAAATGATTGACCCGGCTCTCACGCCCCGCCTGCCCCTGCTCGACGCGGCCCTCAATCTGCCCATCCCTGACGACGATTTCACTCGCGACTTCGACGCCAAATTACGCAAGACCTCACGCGAGGCTCTGCTGGCCGATTGTTTGCGGGGGCGGGCCAGGTTCGGCCCTCTCTTCCTGGTTCTGGAAGATTGCCACTGGATCGATCCTCTGTCGAACGATCTACTGGAAGTGATCGGACGGGCCATCGCCGATTTGCCTATCTTGCTGGTGATGAGTTATCGCCCGATGGACTCGCAGAGCGGCCAGACTCTGCGGGTGAGCCAACTGCCTCATTTCAGCGAAACCAAACTCAACGACTTCACGCCTCAGGAAGCTGAACGGCTGATCAGCTTGAAGCTGGAACAGTTCTTCGGCGCACAGACGGCGATCCCGCAGGATTTCATCGGCAAAATCACTGACAAGGCGCAAGGCAACCCGTTTTATATTGAAGAACTGCTCAACTACCTCCAAGATCGAAAGATTGACCCGCGCAACAGTCAGGCGTTGGAACAACTCGATTTCCCGGCCAACCTCCACAGCCTGATCCTTAGCCGCATGGACCAGCTTACCGAAGATCAGAAGAGCACGATCAAAGTGGCCAGTATCATCGGGCGGCAGTTTAAGGCGGCCATGCTCTGGGGCGCTTATTCCCAGTTGGTGGGCGACGAGCCACAAGTGCGAGCCAACCTTGAAGCCCTGGGCCGCCTGGATTTAACGCCGCTCGACACACCCGACCCTGAGCTTGAATATCTCTTTAAACATATCATTACTCACGAAGTCGCCTACGAGAGTCTGCCCTATGCCTTGCGAGCCACTCTGCACGATCAGATCGCCCAATACATCGAGCGGACTTTCAGCAAAGTGCTGGAGCAGTGGGTAGCCCCCCTGGCCTTTCATTATGGGCGAAGCGAGAACACGGCCAAGAAGCGCGAGTATTGGCTGAAGGCCGTCGAGGCCGCCCAGGCTAACTACGACAACAAGTGGGCGATTGATTACTACCAACAGGTTCTGCCTCTGTTGACCGCCGAAGAACAGGTGCCTGTCATGCTCAAACTGGGCGGCGTGCTGGAATTGGTTGGCCGCTGGGCAGAGACGGGCGACTCGTATCTAAAAGCGCTGGCCCTCACCGAGCAGTTGGGCGACCGGCGCGCCCAGGCCCAGTGCCAGACTGTGATCGGCGAATTCACTCGCAAACGAAGCCAGTACACCGAAGCCTCGGACTGGCTGGCGAAAGCGCAAGCCATCTTTGAAGACCTGGGCGACCGGGCCGGGGTAGCCCAGGTGCTTCACTACGCCGGGTCGCTGGCCGCGCAACAGGGCAATTACAACCTGGCTCAGGCCCGCTACGAAGCCAGCCTTGTCCTCCGGCAGGAGTTGGATGATAAAACGCGCATCGGCGGCCTGCTCAGCAACCTGGGCATCATCGCCCGCCTGGGAGGCAATTACGAACAGGCTCGCGCCTACCACGAAGAAGGCCTGGCCATCCGGCGCGAAGTCGGAGACCGCTCGGCCATCGCTCACTCGCTGAACAACCTGGCCAACGTGGCCCTGGATCAGGGCAACTACGCCGAGGCCCGCGCCCGCCACGAAGAGGCGGCGACTCTTCGCCGCCAGATCGGCGACCGCTGGGCCGAGGCGAATTCTCTCAACAACCTCGGCAATGTCGCCCGCGCTCAAGGCGATTATGCGGCGGCGCGCTCGATGTATCAGGAAAGTTTGACCATCAACAACCAACTGGGCGACCGCTGGGCAACAGCCTACTTGTTGGAAGACATGGGCGGCCTGGCTTCGCTCGAAGGCCAGCCCGAACGCGCCTTTCGGCTGGTGGGCGCCGCCGCCGGCTTACGGGAAGCCATTGGCTCCCCCCTCTCCCCCGCCGAAAAGAACAAGCTCGAAGCCCTGCTCGCCAACGCCCGGCAGGCGCTCGATGAAACAGCCTGGAACAGCCTCATAGACAAAGGCCGGGCCTTGACCCTGCCAGAGGCAGTTCAATACGCCCTGCAAAACTAG
- a CDS encoding cadherin-like domain-containing protein, whose protein sequence is MKNFTKLAMRLAGATALLVAVLSLQFSVYMTSRASGATTIVVNSPLDKINTDGLCTLREAVIAANKDLASSSQPGECPAGSGTDTIVLPTGTYTLTRTDSGSEDASSTGDLDIKSNLSITTTGPATITAASGFTDRIFQIHIGKTVTISGVTISNGNISDDDGGGGIHNKGVLILQNSTISGNKSGGKGGGIFNAGTLTLINDTISGNSAKTDGGGLFNYSDTATLTNVTIANNTADLDANGSGNGGGLARYGGTVYIKNVIIAGNNDNSASTKHRDCSGSIASQGNNLIQFTTGCTLTGVSTGNLLGVNPNLGPLQNNGGNTATHALPAGSPAIDAGTNTGCPATDQRGVTRPQGAKCDIGAYEFENPAQPGPTFVVNTTDDPGDGLCAFNHCSLREAIAAANIRTNGATPDQITFNIPGAGPHTIQPTSALPTITDPVVVDGTTDAVVLDGFNAGTGANGFILATSNSTIRNLTITRFNGNGVRVSSGVGNALRANSIFDNGASGIDLGGDGPTANDTNDADSGANGLQNFATLTRAIPSGGNIGIEGRLNSAANTAFTIEFFASPVCESSNFGEGQTFLGSTTTTTDATGDATFSASIASTVAVGQFVTATATDPGGNTSEFSQCVVAGLGNDVWTRASRLTLGGDPLSAPADHFVDLPGQSRWYKFSVQPGSKVIVTLTGLPANYDLTLYKDIATAYKTIASPQDLVRLGAEYAPDTFSPDSFSPDTFSPDTFSPDTFSPDTFSPDTFSPDTFSPDTFSPDTFSPDTFSPDTFSPDTFSPDTFSPDTFSPDTFSPDPAAFSSAQSRSLIGVSAFDGTSGEGLSLNTWNNAGDFYVRVRGRNGAFSLTAPFHLQVIMLTGSCGAVSPTLPANSLAGVAGSYKTIILTDLARTAGTVDEKNALQAKLAEFANPTLHPEVAGVIVDVGADARVAAANIQADAHPECPYAKNLVASSIKNIIDSYRALNTLEYVVIVGHDNTIPFFRYPDQALLANEQNYVPPVKDATSSQASLKLGYVLSQDGYGAPFELSTKVNTFPLPGLAIGRLVETAADAATMLDAYLATSGGVAPQPASSLVTGYDFLEDAANAVQSELAAGLGLGATTDTLIADRALSPTDPASWTASQLKTALLTNRHDLIFLAGHFSASSTLAADYKTRLLTTEVAASSTDFTNSIIFSAGCHAGYNIVNEHNVAGVTAEPDWAQTFARKGATLIAGTGYQYGDTDFVEYSERLYLEFSQALRTGTGPVAVGKALVAAKQAYLAGTPELRGIHEKALLEATLFGLPMLSVNMPGQRLPSSSDASIVAAPNTFAVNPGATLGLQFADVNVTSTLTPHTVTLKDPTNATQTYDATYLSGGNGVVSNPAEPVLPAEVRNVTVPGTVLRGVGFRGGSYSDLANILPLTGAASTELRGVHAPAFYDVFYPIQPWRANYFAALTNVNGATRLIVTPAQFQSDPASLIGRGTLRQFGNMNFRLYYSNNTQTFSGNVPALSEPPSITNIVATVSGGNMIFSAQVTGEPAAGVQEVWVTYTALSGPFAGTWQSLDLTRSATDSKTWQGTLDLVGTPPGDVRFVAQAANGVGLVTLMTNLGRYYSINLAPTEPTLLVLETPAASSGPYRTSATFSAVLTNNGAPLVGQLVKFNLGSQGRRAVTDVNGRATVTIFLNGLPGDDELRASFLGTELYQPSFAGPLTFTITKQATSLTLNPASATSHLGNGPLITATLTDAADNHLAEETVFFVITGESGSYNTAVITDYAGQAVLSDVPLPFGSYTVNAYFSGAITLSTEETLVFDDARYTPSTATGSLALINNTPAAVDDAYEVDENDSLTVAAPGVLGNDGDADDDPLTAILVDAPTHGTVTLNTDGSFTYTPADDFHGTDAFTYAANDGFTNSNTAIVTITVNEVETLIYGVQNMSESVQFFTVDRITHVVMPLGPVQVGYDIEGLDLHPTTGVLYASSENGGRLYTVDKQTGLLTLVGPTGFNNVPGLSFKPDGTLWGWAKNQGLITINPATGQGTLVFASTMATKNVEGIAWNNDGTLLYMVANRDLLVYNPSGNTVTKIASNLPGKTEAVDMRPDGLLALGVHGFTIYAYDVNLKQVVTSENITIPYDDVEGLAWPN, encoded by the coding sequence ATGAAAAACTTTACAAAGCTAGCCATGCGTCTGGCGGGCGCAACGGCCCTTCTGGTCGCCGTCCTGTCGCTTCAGTTTTCCGTCTATATGACTTCCAGGGCCAGCGGCGCCACTACCATCGTCGTCAACAGCCCTCTCGACAAAATCAACACTGACGGCCTTTGCACCCTGCGCGAGGCCGTCATTGCCGCCAACAAGGACCTGGCCTCCAGCAGTCAACCCGGCGAATGCCCGGCCGGGAGCGGAACAGACACCATCGTCCTCCCGACGGGAACCTACACCCTCACCCGCACCGACTCCGGTAGCGAAGATGCATCCTCAACCGGCGACCTGGACATCAAAAGCAACCTGTCCATCACCACCACCGGCCCGGCCACCATCACCGCCGCCAGCGGCTTTACCGACCGCATCTTTCAAATTCACATTGGCAAGACCGTCACCATCTCGGGAGTCACGATCAGCAACGGCAACATCTCCGATGATGATGGCGGCGGCGGTATCCATAACAAAGGCGTCCTCATCCTTCAGAACAGCACCATCTCGGGCAATAAATCCGGGGGCAAAGGCGGCGGCATTTTCAACGCCGGAACTCTCACCCTGATCAACGACACCATCAGCGGCAACTCCGCCAAAACCGACGGCGGCGGTCTCTTCAATTACAGCGACACGGCGACTCTCACCAACGTTACCATTGCCAACAACACCGCTGACCTCGACGCCAACGGTTCCGGCAACGGCGGTGGCCTGGCCCGCTACGGCGGCACGGTTTACATCAAGAATGTGATCATCGCCGGCAACAACGACAACAGCGCCTCGACCAAACATCGCGACTGCTCCGGTTCAATCGCCTCTCAGGGAAACAACCTGATTCAATTCACGACTGGCTGTACCCTCACCGGAGTCAGCACCGGCAACCTGCTCGGCGTGAACCCCAACCTCGGCCCCCTGCAAAACAACGGCGGCAACACCGCCACTCATGCTTTGCCCGCTGGTAGCCCGGCGATTGACGCCGGAACGAACACCGGTTGCCCGGCCACCGACCAGCGCGGCGTGACCCGGCCTCAGGGCGCAAAATGCGACATTGGCGCTTACGAATTTGAAAACCCCGCCCAGCCTGGCCCCACCTTCGTCGTCAACACCACCGACGACCCCGGCGACGGCCTGTGCGCCTTCAATCATTGCTCTCTGCGCGAAGCGATTGCCGCCGCCAACATCCGCACCAACGGCGCAACGCCCGATCAGATCACCTTCAACATCCCCGGCGCAGGCCCGCACACTATTCAGCCAACTTCGGCCCTGCCGACGATCACCGACCCGGTCGTCGTTGACGGCACGACCGACGCAGTCGTGTTGGACGGCTTCAACGCTGGAACCGGCGCGAACGGCTTCATCCTCGCCACCAGCAACAGCACTATCCGCAACTTGACGATCACCCGCTTCAACGGAAACGGCGTGCGCGTCAGCTCCGGCGTAGGCAACGCCCTGCGCGCCAACAGCATCTTCGACAATGGCGCTTCGGGCATTGACCTGGGTGGCGACGGCCCGACGGCCAACGATACCAATGACGCCGACTCGGGCGCGAACGGCCTGCAAAACTTTGCCACCCTCACTCGCGCCATTCCCAGCGGCGGCAACATTGGCATCGAAGGCCGCCTCAACAGCGCCGCCAACACTGCTTTCACGATTGAATTCTTCGCCAGCCCGGTTTGCGAGTCTTCCAACTTTGGCGAAGGCCAAACCTTCCTCGGCTCAACGACGACCACAACCGACGCGACGGGTGACGCCACCTTCAGCGCCTCCATTGCCTCGACGGTCGCCGTCGGCCAGTTTGTCACGGCCACTGCCACCGATCCTGGCGGCAACACCTCCGAGTTCTCGCAGTGTGTGGTCGCCGGCCTGGGCAACGATGTCTGGACGCGCGCTTCTCGCCTGACGCTCGGCGGCGACCCGCTCTCAGCGCCAGCCGATCACTTTGTTGACCTGCCCGGCCAGTCGCGCTGGTACAAGTTCTCGGTGCAACCGGGGAGCAAGGTGATCGTCACCCTCACCGGCCTGCCCGCCAACTACGACCTCACCCTCTACAAAGACATCGCCACCGCATACAAAACCATCGCCTCACCGCAAGACCTGGTGCGGCTCGGCGCCGAGTATGCGCCCGACACCTTCAGCCCAGATTCGTTTAGCCCCGACACGTTTAGCCCGGACACATTCAGTCCCGACACCTTCAGCCCCGACACGTTTAGCCCGGACACCTTCAGTCCCGACACGTTCAGCCCGGACACGTTTAGCCCAGACACCTTCAGCCCGGATACGTTTAGCCCCGACACGTTTAGTCCTGATACTTTCAGCCCGGATACGTTTAGCCCGGATACGTTTAGCCCGGACACCTTCAGCCCCGACCCAGCGGCCTTCTCCAGCGCCCAGAGCCGCAGTCTCATTGGCGTCTCGGCGTTTGACGGCACGAGCGGCGAGGGACTCAGCCTCAACACCTGGAACAACGCCGGCGATTTTTACGTGCGCGTGCGTGGCCGCAACGGCGCGTTCAGCCTGACCGCGCCCTTCCATCTGCAAGTAATCATGCTCACCGGCTCGTGCGGCGCCGTCAGCCCGACGCTCCCGGCCAACTCGCTGGCTGGCGTGGCTGGCAGCTACAAGACCATCATCCTCACCGACCTGGCCCGCACGGCTGGCACGGTGGACGAGAAAAACGCCCTGCAAGCGAAGTTGGCCGAGTTTGCCAACCCGACGCTTCATCCTGAAGTGGCTGGTGTTATCGTGGACGTGGGAGCCGATGCCCGCGTGGCCGCCGCCAACATTCAAGCCGACGCTCACCCTGAGTGCCCCTACGCTAAGAATCTGGTGGCGTCTTCCATCAAGAACATCATTGATAGCTACCGCGCCTTGAACACGCTGGAGTATGTGGTCATCGTCGGCCACGACAACACCATCCCGTTCTTCCGCTATCCCGATCAGGCGTTGCTGGCGAACGAGCAGAACTACGTGCCGCCGGTGAAGGATGCCACCTCCTCGCAGGCCAGCCTCAAGCTGGGTTACGTGCTCAGCCAGGATGGCTACGGCGCGCCGTTCGAACTTTCGACGAAGGTCAACACCTTCCCGCTGCCCGGCCTGGCGATTGGCCGCCTGGTGGAAACGGCGGCTGATGCCGCCACGATGCTCGACGCTTATCTCGCCACGAGCGGCGGCGTTGCGCCGCAACCGGCCTCGTCGCTCGTCACCGGCTACGACTTCCTCGAAGACGCCGCGAATGCGGTTCAGAGTGAACTGGCCGCCGGGCTGGGTTTGGGGGCGACCACCGACACGCTCATTGCCGACCGGGCGCTTTCCCCGACAGACCCGGCCTCGTGGACGGCATCTCAACTGAAGACGGCGCTTCTGACCAATCGCCACGATCTGATCTTCCTCGCCGGCCACTTCAGCGCCAGCAGCACCCTGGCCGCCGACTACAAGACGCGGCTGTTGACGACGGAGGTGGCGGCTTCCAGCACCGACTTCACCAACAGCATCATCTTCAGCGCCGGTTGTCACGCCGGCTACAACATCGTCAACGAGCACAACGTGGCCGGCGTTACCGCCGAGCCAGACTGGGCGCAGACGTTCGCCCGAAAAGGCGCAACCCTGATCGCCGGAACCGGCTATCAATACGGCGACACCGACTTCGTCGAATACAGCGAGCGGCTCTACCTGGAATTCAGCCAGGCGTTGCGAACCGGAACCGGGCCGGTGGCGGTGGGCAAGGCGCTGGTGGCGGCCAAACAGGCGTACCTGGCGGGCACGCCGGAACTGCGCGGCATCCACGAGAAGGCCCTGCTCGAAGCCACCCTCTTCGGCCTGCCCATGTTGAGCGTGAACATGCCCGGCCAACGCCTGCCCTCGAGCAGTGACGCTTCCATCGTCGCCGCGCCCAACACCTTCGCCGTCAACCCCGGCGCGACGCTTGGCTTGCAGTTTGCCGATGTCAACGTGACTTCGACGCTCACGCCGCACACGGTCACCCTCAAAGACCCGACCAACGCCACGCAAACCTACGACGCCACTTATCTTTCTGGCGGCAACGGCGTGGTGTCAAACCCGGCCGAGCCGGTTCTGCCCGCCGAAGTTCGCAACGTCACTGTGCCCGGCACGGTTCTGCGCGGCGTGGGCTTCCGGGGTGGCTCCTACTCCGACCTGGCGAACATCCTGCCGCTCACCGGCGCGGCATCCACCGAACTGCGCGGCGTTCATGCCCCGGCCTTCTACGATGTGTTCTACCCGATCCAGCCCTGGCGCGCCAACTACTTCGCCGCCCTGACGAACGTCAACGGGGCCACCCGCCTCATCGTCACCCCGGCCCAGTTCCAGTCCGACCCGGCCTCGCTGATCGGCAGAGGCACGTTGCGGCAGTTCGGCAACATGAACTTCCGGCTGTACTACAGCAACAACACCCAGACTTTCTCCGGCAACGTCCCAGCGCTGTCTGAGCCGCCTTCGATCACCAACATCGTTGCCACCGTGTCCGGCGGGAACATGATCTTTAGCGCCCAGGTCACGGGCGAGCCTGCCGCCGGCGTTCAGGAAGTCTGGGTCACTTACACCGCCCTCAGCGGCCCCTTTGCCGGAACCTGGCAATCGCTTGATTTGACTCGAAGCGCCACTGACTCGAAGACGTGGCAGGGCACGCTCGACCTCGTTGGCACTCCGCCCGGAGACGTGCGCTTCGTGGCGCAAGCCGCCAACGGCGTTGGCCTGGTGACGTTGATGACAAACCTGGGCCGTTACTACAGCATCAACCTGGCCCCCACCGAGCCAACTCTGCTCGTCCTCGAAACCCCGGCGGCCTCGTCCGGCCCGTACCGCACCTCGGCCACCTTCAGCGCCGTGCTCACCAACAACGGCGCGCCACTGGTTGGGCAGTTGGTCAAGTTCAATCTTGGCAGCCAGGGGCGGCGGGCCGTCACCGACGTAAATGGCCGGGCGACCGTCACCATATTCCTCAACGGCCTCCCCGGCGATGATGAGTTGCGCGCCTCCTTCCTCGGAACCGAACTCTACCAACCGTCCTTCGCCGGGCCGCTCACCTTCACCATCACTAAGCAGGCCACTTCGCTCACGCTTAACCCGGCCTCGGCGACCAGCCACCTGGGCAACGGCCCGCTCATCACGGCAACGCTCACCGACGCCGCCGACAACCATCTGGCCGAAGAGACCGTGTTCTTTGTGATTACCGGCGAGTCAGGATCGTACAATACCGCCGTCATCACCGACTACGCCGGTCAGGCCGTCTTGAGCGACGTGCCACTGCCGTTTGGCAGTTACACCGTCAACGCCTACTTCAGCGGCGCGATCACCCTCAGCACCGAAGAAACGCTCGTATTCGACGATGCGCGCTACACGCCCTCGACGGCCACCGGCTCGCTGGCTCTGATCAACAACACCCCAGCGGCGGTGGATGATGCTTACGAGGTGGACGAGAATGACTCGCTGACAGTGGCCGCTCCGGGCGTGCTGGGCAACGACGGTGACGCCGACGACGATCCCCTCACCGCGATTCTGGTGGACGCCCCGACTCACGGCACGGTGACGCTCAACACCGACGGCTCCTTCACTTACACCCCAGCCGACGACTTTCACGGCACAGACGCCTTCACCTACGCCGCCAACGACGGCTTCACCAACAGCAACACGGCCATCGTCACCATCACCGTCAACGAAGTGGAAACCCTGATCTACGGCGTGCAGAACATGAGCGAGAGCGTGCAGTTCTTCACCGTTGACCGGATCACCCACGTTGTCATGCCGCTCGGCCCGGTGCAAGTTGGTTACGACATCGAAGGCCTTGACCTTCACCCGACCACCGGCGTTCTGTATGCCAGCTCTGAAAACGGCGGGCGGCTCTACACTGTAGACAAGCAAACCGGACTGCTGACGCTCGTCGGCCCGACCGGCTTCAACAACGTGCCGGGCCTCTCCTTCAAACCTGACGGGACGCTGTGGGGCTGGGCCAAGAATCAAGGGCTGATCACGATCAATCCTGCCACCGGCCAGGGCACATTGGTCTTTGCCTCAACGATGGCAACCAAGAACGTGGAAGGCATTGCCTGGAACAACGATGGCACACTGTTGTACATGGTTGCCAACCGCGACCTGCTTGTCTACAACCCGAGCGGGAACACCGTGACCAAGATCGCCAGCAACCTGCCCGGCAAGACCGAGGCTGTTGACATGCGGCCCGACGGCCTGCTGGCGCTCGGCGTGCACGGGTTCACGATCTACGCTTATGACGTGAATTTGAAGCAAGTGGTCACGAGCGAGAACATCACCATCCCCTACGACGACGTGGAAGGTCTGGCCTGGCCTAATTAA